The window TAGCACAACATAGCCTTCTGCAACTAGCTCTTCCCAAATTAAAATATCGCCATATTCTCTTATCGCCTCATGATGCAAATCTTTTACCCAACGCGTCTCTGTACTATTTAATACCGTCGGAATGAAATAATAATCGTAGCCTGGTGTAATACTTTCTAAATTTGAAATTTCTAAAGCAATCGGCACTGAAAAACGACGCACACGTACTAAAAGGTCTAATACCCCATCTAACGTGACATCATCCGTGCCCCCAACTAAAATAACATCTGTTCCTGATTCACAAATTTGCTCCAGTGCTTCATCAGAAATCTCTTTTGCAGGGTCTAATTTAAACACATGTTGCCAATTTAAATATTCCATTTTTATATCCACCTGTTCATTCATCAATTTATACTTTAATCTTCAACTATAAGTATAGCGAAGTTTCTAGAAATATTAAAAGACTGAGCAAATAAAATGCCCAGCCTTTTCACACAATTTTATTTTAAGCCCTAGCCCAATATGTCGAGGAGCCCCGTTCAATCTTACTTTGGTGAAAATGGTTTCTCATCAGGATACAAGCGTCCCAGCATCTCATCATACGTATCATTCCCGTAATCAAAGCAGCGGCGAACACGTGAAATTGTTGCTGTTGAAGCACCTGTTTCTTTTTTGATCGTCTCATACGTTTTCTTTAAACGTAATAAATGTGCTACTTCAAAGCGTTGTGCTAATGATTGTATTTCACTAATTGTGCATAAATCATCAAAAAACTTGTAGCATTCTTCAATATCGTTTAATTCAAGGACCGCCTTAAATAACTGCTCTGTTTGATGACCGCGAATTTTTTCGATTTGCATATAGTTCCCCCCTCTTCCTCTCTATTGTGAATATGTAACAGATGACGCGAGCCCTGGTGACGTTGGTACAAAATGAACCCACGTTTGCCCTGGTACTAGCTTCACTTCAGAACCATCTTCTTCTATGGCAATTAAAAAACCATCTGTATTTTTCCATTTTACTTCACGCATCATTCCACCCTGAAAAACATATGCGTTCCCTCCACCTTTAATATTGATTTCGCGTCTACCTTCGTTATCAATCGTTTGATGGGGCATTTCAAAAAATAAAACGTTGGCTAATT is drawn from Solibacillus sp. R5-41 and contains these coding sequences:
- a CDS encoding YerC/YecD family TrpR-related protein, coding for MQIEKIRGHQTEQLFKAVLELNDIEECYKFFDDLCTISEIQSLAQRFEVAHLLRLKKTYETIKKETGASTATISRVRRCFDYGNDTYDEMLGRLYPDEKPFSPK
- a CDS encoding heptaprenylglyceryl phosphate synthase; the encoded protein is MEYLNWQHVFKLDPAKEISDEALEQICESGTDVILVGGTDDVTLDGVLDLLVRVRRFSVPIALEISNLESITPGYDYYFIPTVLNSTETRWVKDLHHEAIREYGDILIWEELVAEGYVVLNPDCKVAQLTNAKTDLTEEDVVAYARMAENLFKLPIFYLEYSGTYGDTEVVRAVSEVLSDTKLFYGGGITSPEQAKEMAAYADTVIVGNIVYDDLNTALKTVQAVKNETK